A single window of Halobacterium jilantaiense DNA harbors:
- the purB gene encoding adenylosuccinate lyase encodes MTDENALYAVSPLDGRYSGRTEALAPYASEAALMRARVEVEVEYLLALTDLDAVPLEFTDDEAAALRAAYEDFDAEDADLVKRIETEGARGYDATNHDVKAVEYFLREHAPERSHSWIHFGLTSEDVNNLAYRLLVAGAVEDVLAPELRGVRDELVDFAHEYADLPMLARTHGQPATPTTFGKEMAVYAARLGREIARIEAAADDLAGKLAGASGTWAAHHAAFPDVDWRAFSREFVQSLGLNYVEPTTQVNPSDDFGALFDALSGANGVLEDLAVDAWLYVSQRYLGQDAAEGETGSSTMPHKVNPIDFENAEGNLAKADSDLHFLGEYLSSSRLQRDLSDSTVKRNIGGAFAHCLLAYRKLGDGLDTVTPNEAVMRDDLRSNPEVVGEAVQTILRREGHGDAYERVKSLTRGERVSMDDFRELFANLDVDENTREDLLALTPESYTGLGGDIARDA; translated from the coding sequence ATGACCGACGAGAACGCCCTGTACGCCGTGTCGCCGCTGGACGGCCGGTACAGCGGTCGCACCGAGGCGCTCGCGCCGTACGCGAGCGAGGCCGCGCTGATGCGCGCGCGAGTCGAAGTCGAAGTCGAGTACCTGCTCGCGCTCACCGACCTCGACGCGGTGCCACTGGAGTTCACGGACGACGAGGCGGCGGCGCTCCGGGCCGCCTACGAGGACTTCGACGCCGAGGACGCCGACCTCGTCAAGCGCATCGAGACGGAGGGCGCGCGCGGCTACGACGCCACCAACCACGACGTGAAGGCCGTGGAGTACTTCCTCCGCGAGCACGCCCCCGAGCGCAGCCACTCGTGGATTCACTTCGGGCTCACCAGCGAGGACGTGAACAACCTCGCCTACCGGCTGCTCGTCGCCGGTGCCGTCGAAGACGTGCTCGCCCCCGAACTCCGCGGCGTCCGCGACGAGCTCGTCGACTTCGCCCACGAGTACGCGGACCTCCCGATGCTCGCGCGCACCCACGGCCAGCCCGCGACACCCACCACGTTCGGCAAGGAGATGGCCGTCTACGCCGCCCGACTCGGGCGCGAAATCGCTCGCATCGAGGCCGCTGCCGACGACCTCGCGGGGAAGCTGGCGGGCGCGTCCGGCACGTGGGCCGCCCACCACGCCGCCTTCCCGGACGTCGACTGGCGGGCCTTCTCCCGGGAGTTCGTGCAGTCGCTGGGCCTGAACTACGTCGAACCGACCACGCAGGTGAACCCGAGCGACGACTTCGGCGCGCTGTTCGACGCGCTCTCCGGTGCCAACGGCGTGCTCGAAGACCTCGCGGTCGACGCGTGGCTGTACGTCTCCCAGCGCTACCTCGGGCAGGACGCCGCCGAGGGCGAGACCGGGTCCTCGACGATGCCCCACAAGGTCAACCCCATCGACTTCGAGAACGCCGAGGGGAACCTCGCGAAGGCCGACAGCGACCTCCACTTCCTCGGGGAGTACCTCTCGTCCAGCCGGCTCCAGCGCGACCTCTCGGACTCCACCGTCAAGCGGAACATCGGGGGCGCGTTCGCGCACTGCCTGCTCGCGTACCGCAAACTCGGCGACGGCCTCGACACCGTCACGCCGAACGAGGCCGTCATGCGCGACGACCTGCGGTCGAACCCCGAGGTCGTCGGAGAGGCCGTCCAGACCATCCTCCGGCGAGAGGGCCACGGCGACGCCTACGAGCGCGTGAAATCTCTCACGCGCGGCGAGCGCGTCTCCATGGACGACTTCCGGGAGCTGTTCGCGAACCTCGACGTGGACGAGAACACCCGGGAAGACCTGCTCGCGCTGACGCCCGAGTCCTACACGGGCCTCGGCGGCGACATCGCCCGGGACGCGTAA
- the dapF gene encoding diaminopimelate epimerase → MISHDQFHGTGNDFAIVDAAHYVPDRAAFAEHACATLGVDGVLFLAVEPQYTPPRAVMTLVQPDGSTAAMCGNGARCAARWVAEREGVDTVMLDTQAGTRRAEVDGDTVTVEMGEPAFDPGAVPVARDEPMVEESLAGFAVTAVNTGVPHAVAFVDDVDGVDLDADAPAVRHHDAFPEGANVTLASPDGEGGFRQRTFERGVEGETQSCGTGAVAIAVVAARLGLLDNGRSDVAVRPPGGTLRVDVSGDRALLTGPTEREDSGELERRPARRVDA, encoded by the coding sequence ATGATATCCCACGACCAGTTCCACGGCACCGGCAACGACTTCGCGATTGTAGATGCAGCCCACTACGTCCCCGACAGGGCGGCGTTCGCCGAGCACGCCTGCGCCACACTCGGCGTCGACGGCGTGCTCTTCCTCGCAGTCGAACCCCAGTACACGCCGCCGCGCGCCGTCATGACACTGGTCCAGCCGGACGGCTCGACGGCCGCGATGTGCGGGAACGGCGCGCGCTGTGCCGCGCGCTGGGTCGCCGAGCGCGAGGGCGTCGACACCGTGATGCTGGACACGCAAGCGGGCACGCGGCGCGCCGAGGTCGACGGCGACACCGTCACCGTCGAGATGGGCGAACCGGCGTTCGACCCCGGTGCGGTGCCGGTCGCTCGCGACGAGCCGATGGTCGAAGAGTCGCTCGCCGGCTTCGCGGTGACGGCTGTGAACACGGGCGTCCCGCACGCCGTCGCGTTCGTCGACGACGTGGACGGCGTCGACCTCGACGCCGACGCGCCCGCCGTCCGCCACCACGACGCCTTCCCGGAGGGCGCGAACGTCACGCTGGCGTCCCCGGACGGCGAGGGCGGCTTCCGCCAGCGCACGTTCGAGCGCGGCGTTGAGGGCGAGACACAGTCCTGTGGCACCGGCGCGGTGGCGATTGCGGTCGTCGCGGCGCGACTGGGGCTGCTGGACAACGGCCGGAGCGACGTGGCCGTCCGACCGCCCGGTGGAACGCTGCGGGTCGACGTCTCGGGGGACCGCGCGCTGCTCACCGGGCCGACCGAGCGGGAGGACAGCGGGGAGCTGGAGCGACGACCCGCGAGGAGAGTCGATGCCTGA
- the folP gene encoding dihydropteroate synthase: MRYDEAANFLLDLRRYRPKPGTESTADLLAHLGDPHEGPRYVQVAGSNGKGSTARLLASALREAGLDVGLYTSPHFDDVRERVRVNGRKITKAALAAFVEEIRPRVNERAADGEAPTYFEVVTAMGLWQFGREDVDVAVLEVGIGGRLDATSVVDPVASAVTSVTLEHTGVLGDTIEEIATDKAHVAPSDGTPLVTATTGDALDAVREQAGDVVTVGGGGDADVTATYEGRTNHTEAAVSLSGDGWSVDAEIPLLGAYQAQNAGVAAALARQVADVDAATLARGFRKAYWPGRFEVMGDDPVVVLDGAHNVGACEALAETVAGFDYDRLLVAFGAMHDKDHRGMAAALPEADRAWVTEPDTDRSEDADVLATVFEEAGAGDVTVKRAVESAVAAAVEESTEDDLVLVTGSLFAVAEARSRWTRTFVETDVEDLDDARDTLERAHVTPPGVWRMRGKGVHRVVKARVQQRQAQYLKEELLSLGGECSLSGLNAQPRGTLDCVMMGTLAQFKRLCEKLQGQPYGLAELGEDLRTSLGIQTDPTTHGYPWEDGTAVMGILNVTPDSFHDGGEYDAVEDAVARAEEMVEAGVDVIDVGGESTRPGADPVPLDEELDRVLPVVERLSDLDAMVSIDTRKAEVGRQALDAGADILNDVTGLEDPEMRFVAAEHDAPVVVMHSIDAPVDPDSDPEYDDVVDDVLDELGERVLLAEKAGLDREKIIVDPGLGFGKASAESFELLDRVDEFHALGCPVLVGHSHKSMFGDVGRYPDEGGYATTAATALAADRGADLVRVHDVAENVAAVRVAEATDDGTDDE, encoded by the coding sequence ATGCGCTACGACGAGGCGGCGAACTTCCTGCTCGACCTCCGCCGGTACCGACCCAAGCCGGGGACGGAGTCGACGGCGGACCTGCTCGCCCACCTCGGCGACCCCCACGAGGGCCCGCGGTACGTGCAGGTCGCGGGGTCGAACGGGAAGGGCTCGACCGCCAGGCTGCTGGCGTCGGCGCTCCGCGAAGCCGGCCTGGACGTCGGGCTGTACACGTCCCCGCACTTCGACGACGTGCGCGAGCGCGTCCGAGTGAACGGCCGGAAGATTACGAAGGCCGCGCTGGCGGCGTTCGTCGAGGAGATTCGGCCGCGCGTGAACGAGCGCGCGGCGGACGGCGAGGCACCGACGTACTTCGAGGTAGTGACAGCGATGGGGCTCTGGCAGTTCGGCCGCGAGGACGTCGACGTCGCGGTCCTGGAGGTCGGCATCGGCGGTCGGCTGGACGCGACGAGCGTGGTCGACCCCGTGGCGAGCGCCGTCACGTCGGTGACGCTCGAACACACCGGCGTGCTCGGGGACACCATCGAGGAGATTGCCACGGACAAGGCCCACGTCGCGCCGTCGGACGGGACGCCGCTGGTGACGGCGACGACCGGCGACGCGCTCGACGCCGTCCGCGAGCAGGCGGGCGACGTGGTGACCGTCGGCGGAGGCGGCGACGCGGACGTGACGGCGACATACGAGGGCCGCACGAACCACACCGAGGCCGCCGTCTCGCTGTCCGGCGACGGGTGGTCCGTGGACGCCGAGATTCCGCTGCTCGGCGCGTACCAGGCCCAGAACGCGGGCGTGGCGGCGGCGCTCGCCCGGCAGGTCGCGGACGTGGACGCGGCGACGCTCGCTCGCGGCTTCCGGAAGGCGTACTGGCCGGGGCGCTTCGAAGTGATGGGCGACGACCCCGTGGTCGTGCTGGACGGCGCGCACAACGTCGGCGCGTGCGAGGCGCTCGCGGAGACGGTGGCCGGGTTCGACTACGACCGCCTGCTGGTGGCGTTCGGCGCGATGCACGACAAGGACCACCGGGGAATGGCGGCCGCGCTCCCCGAGGCCGACCGGGCCTGGGTGACGGAGCCTGACACCGACCGCTCGGAGGACGCGGACGTGCTCGCGACCGTCTTCGAGGAGGCGGGCGCGGGCGACGTGACCGTGAAGCGGGCCGTCGAGTCGGCGGTCGCGGCGGCAGTCGAGGAGTCGACCGAGGACGACCTCGTGCTCGTCACTGGGTCGCTGTTCGCCGTCGCGGAGGCCCGGTCACGCTGGACGCGGACGTTCGTCGAGACGGACGTCGAGGACCTCGACGACGCTCGGGACACCTTAGAGCGCGCACACGTCACTCCGCCCGGCGTGTGGCGGATGCGCGGGAAGGGCGTCCACCGCGTCGTGAAAGCGCGCGTCCAGCAGCGCCAGGCCCAGTACCTCAAAGAGGAGCTGTTGAGCCTCGGCGGCGAGTGCTCGCTGTCGGGCCTGAACGCCCAGCCCCGGGGAACGCTGGACTGCGTCATGATGGGGACGCTCGCGCAGTTCAAGCGCCTCTGCGAGAAGCTCCAGGGCCAGCCCTACGGGCTCGCGGAACTCGGCGAGGACCTCCGGACCTCGCTGGGCATCCAGACGGACCCGACCACCCACGGCTACCCGTGGGAGGACGGCACCGCCGTGATGGGTATCCTGAACGTCACGCCGGACAGCTTCCACGACGGCGGCGAGTACGACGCCGTCGAGGACGCGGTGGCGCGCGCAGAGGAGATGGTCGAGGCGGGCGTCGACGTCATCGACGTGGGCGGCGAGTCGACCCGGCCGGGCGCGGACCCCGTGCCGCTCGACGAGGAACTCGACCGCGTGCTCCCCGTCGTCGAGCGGCTCTCGGACCTCGACGCGATGGTGTCCATCGACACCCGAAAAGCCGAGGTCGGCCGGCAGGCCCTCGACGCCGGTGCCGACATCCTGAACGACGTGACCGGGCTGGAGGACCCCGAGATGCGATTCGTCGCCGCCGAACACGACGCCCCGGTCGTCGTGATGCACTCCATCGACGCGCCCGTCGACCCCGACAGCGACCCGGAGTACGACGACGTGGTCGACGACGTACTGGACGAACTCGGCGAGCGCGTGCTGCTCGCGGAGAAGGCCGGCCTCGACCGCGAGAAGATCATCGTCGACCCCGGCCTCGGCTTCGGGAAGGCGTCCGCGGAGAGCTTCGAGTTGCTGGACCGCGTCGACGAGTTCCACGCGCTCGGCTGTCCCGTCCTCGTCGGCCACAGCCACAAGTCGATGTTCGGCGACGTGGGACGGTATCCGGACGAGGGCGGCTACGCGACGACGGCCGCGACCGCGCTGGCCGCCGACCGGGGTGCCGACCTGGTGCGCGTCCACGACGTCGCAGAGAACGTCGCCGCCGTGCGCGTGGCCGAAGCGACCGACGACGGGACGGACGACGAGTGA
- the purN gene encoding phosphoribosylglycinamide formyltransferase, which translates to MTNVAGLASNRGRNLLHVADRQPGGADLAVVLSNHADAPVLDAAAERGIPTEVVEQKADESRRDHEARVVDALADYDVDLVCLDGYMRVLSETFLDAVPATLNVHPSLLPAFPGADAHEQVLDAGVSVTGCTVHVVTDAVADDGSVQTDEVDAGPIVTQESVPVFADDDRDALKARVLHDAEFQAYPRAIRWFAEGDLDIDGDSVTVHADDGGDFGGRRVTGTTRADDLRYGENPHQDAAVYRDDTCAEASVVHADQLNEGAKALSYNNYNDADAALNLIKEFEEPAAAVIKHTNPAGCATADTLADAYSDALSTDAKSAFGGIVALNRECDAETAERVADSFKEVVVAPGYTDDALGVLTEKSNLRVLSVGELGDVTETVTEKPLVGGRLVQERDTWAPTVDDLEVVTEREPTEDEIETMLFAWRTLKHVKSNGILFADGTETVGLGVGQVSRVDAVELAAKKADRDAEGKDAEGAVMASDAFFPFPDGIEAAADAGVEAVIQPGGSKNDDKVIEAADEHGMAMVFTGHRTFRHD; encoded by the coding sequence ATGACGAACGTCGCTGGCCTGGCGAGCAACCGCGGCCGGAACCTCCTGCACGTAGCGGACCGACAGCCCGGCGGTGCCGACCTCGCCGTCGTCCTGTCGAACCACGCCGACGCACCCGTCCTCGACGCCGCCGCGGAGCGCGGCATCCCGACCGAGGTAGTGGAGCAGAAGGCGGACGAGTCCCGCCGCGACCACGAGGCTCGCGTCGTCGACGCGCTGGCGGACTACGACGTCGACCTCGTGTGTCTCGACGGCTACATGCGCGTGCTCTCGGAGACGTTCCTCGACGCGGTGCCGGCCACCCTGAACGTCCACCCGAGCCTGCTGCCCGCGTTCCCGGGCGCGGACGCCCACGAGCAGGTCCTCGACGCCGGCGTCTCGGTGACCGGCTGCACCGTCCACGTCGTCACGGACGCCGTGGCGGACGACGGCTCCGTCCAGACCGACGAGGTGGACGCCGGCCCCATCGTCACCCAGGAGTCCGTCCCCGTGTTCGCGGACGACGACCGCGACGCGCTGAAAGCCCGCGTGCTGCACGACGCCGAGTTCCAGGCGTACCCCCGCGCGATTCGGTGGTTCGCGGAGGGCGACCTCGACATCGACGGCGACAGCGTCACCGTCCACGCCGACGACGGCGGCGACTTCGGCGGCCGCCGCGTCACCGGCACGACCCGGGCCGACGACCTCCGGTACGGCGAGAACCCCCACCAGGACGCCGCCGTCTACCGCGACGACACCTGCGCGGAGGCGAGCGTCGTCCACGCCGACCAGCTGAACGAGGGCGCGAAGGCCCTCTCGTACAACAACTACAACGACGCCGACGCCGCGCTGAACCTCATCAAGGAGTTCGAGGAGCCGGCGGCCGCCGTCATCAAGCACACGAACCCCGCGGGCTGCGCGACCGCCGACACGCTCGCCGACGCGTACAGCGACGCGCTGTCGACGGACGCCAAGTCGGCGTTCGGCGGCATCGTCGCCCTGAACCGCGAGTGCGACGCCGAGACCGCCGAGCGCGTCGCCGACTCGTTCAAGGAGGTCGTCGTCGCCCCCGGATACACCGACGACGCCCTCGGCGTGCTCACCGAGAAGTCGAATCTACGAGTGCTCTCCGTGGGCGAGCTGGGGGACGTCACCGAGACCGTCACCGAGAAGCCGCTCGTCGGCGGTCGACTCGTTCAGGAGCGCGACACGTGGGCTCCGACGGTCGACGACTTGGAGGTCGTCACCGAGCGCGAACCCACCGAGGACGAAATCGAGACGATGCTGTTCGCGTGGCGGACGCTCAAGCACGTCAAGTCCAACGGCATCCTGTTCGCGGACGGCACGGAGACCGTCGGCCTCGGCGTCGGCCAAGTCTCCCGCGTCGACGCGGTCGAACTCGCGGCGAAGAAGGCCGACCGGGACGCCGAGGGGAAGGACGCCGAGGGGGCCGTGATGGCGTCGGACGCCTTCTTCCCGTTCCCGGACGGCATCGAGGCCGCCGCCGACGCGGGCGTGGAGGCGGTGATTCAGCCCGGCGGCTCGAAGAACGACGACAAGGTCATCGAGGCAGCCGACGAGCACGGGATGGCGATGGTGTTCACCGGCCACCGCACCTTCCGGCACGACTGA
- a CDS encoding zinc ribbon domain-containing protein: protein MKEAGCPKCGGDEVDVGTISTTGSGLSKMFDIQTNNFQTVTCTSCGYTELYADVDSRGADLADIFFG from the coding sequence ATGAAAGAAGCGGGCTGTCCCAAGTGCGGCGGCGACGAGGTCGACGTCGGCACCATCTCGACGACCGGCTCCGGTCTCTCGAAGATGTTCGACATCCAGACGAACAACTTCCAGACCGTGACCTGCACGTCCTGTGGCTACACGGAACTGTACGCGGACGTGGACTCCCGTGGCGCGGACCTCGCGGACATCTTCTTCGGGTAG
- a CDS encoding HVO_2922 family protein encodes MSAEFEVYEDAAGQYRWRLVHENGNIIADSGEGYSSKGKALQSIKSVRSNSPDAKVKDLTD; translated from the coding sequence ATGAGCGCAGAATTCGAGGTTTATGAGGACGCTGCCGGTCAGTATCGGTGGCGACTTGTACATGAAAATGGCAATATAATCGCTGATAGCGGCGAGGGGTATTCGTCAAAAGGAAAAGCACTTCAGTCTATCAAAAGCGTTCGAAGCAATTCTCCCGATGCAAAAGTCAAAGACCTAACTGATTAA
- a CDS encoding M20/M25/M40 family metallo-hydrolase encodes MPEFDPLAFHAEAVRTPSHENVGEMRALLVDTLRDHGVDPVVDESGNVRATRGRGSPHVVLNTHVDTVPPHVPFERDGDVVRGRGACDAKGPLAALVAAFLAAEPESGSVTLAVTPDEETESTGAAVLDLDADAYVVGEPTDLAACTSARGRFQFDVELSGVGSHAADPESGVNAVAGVEQTLAALRSFDAERGPSEHPELGPPTLTPTRVRGGDAANRIPDECTITVDRRTVPPETQEGFFEGVATHFREAVSESVGIDVVPVERDTPFLGAFETREDAPVVDALVDAGAGAPRPFGAATEASYFAADAPTVVFGPGVLADDEGPVAHAQREYVRQSDIERAAEILTDGLASMV; translated from the coding sequence ATGCCTGAGTTCGACCCGCTGGCGTTCCACGCGGAGGCGGTGCGGACGCCGAGCCACGAGAACGTCGGCGAGATGCGCGCGCTCCTGGTCGACACGCTGCGCGACCACGGCGTCGACCCCGTCGTCGACGAATCGGGGAACGTCCGCGCGACCCGCGGGCGCGGCAGCCCACACGTCGTCCTGAACACGCACGTCGACACGGTGCCGCCCCACGTCCCCTTCGAGCGCGACGGCGACGTGGTGCGCGGCCGGGGAGCCTGCGACGCGAAGGGGCCGCTGGCGGCGCTGGTCGCGGCGTTTCTGGCCGCCGAACCGGAGTCGGGGTCGGTGACGCTGGCGGTCACGCCCGACGAGGAGACCGAGTCGACGGGCGCTGCGGTGCTCGACCTGGACGCCGACGCCTACGTCGTGGGGGAGCCGACAGACCTCGCGGCCTGCACGAGCGCCCGGGGGCGCTTCCAGTTCGACGTCGAGCTGTCGGGCGTCGGCTCGCACGCCGCCGACCCCGAGTCGGGCGTGAACGCCGTCGCGGGGGTCGAGCAGACGCTGGCGGCCCTGCGGTCCTTCGACGCCGAGCGCGGCCCCAGCGAGCACCCCGAACTGGGGCCGCCGACGCTGACGCCGACCCGCGTTCGGGGCGGGGACGCCGCGAACCGCATCCCAGACGAGTGTACGATTACAGTCGACCGCCGAACTGTGCCGCCGGAGACGCAGGAGGGCTTCTTCGAGGGTGTGGCGACGCACTTCCGCGAAGCAGTGTCGGAGTCCGTGGGCATCGACGTCGTGCCCGTCGAGCGCGACACGCCGTTCCTCGGAGCCTTCGAGACGCGCGAGGACGCGCCGGTCGTGGACGCGCTCGTGGACGCCGGCGCGGGGGCACCGCGGCCGTTCGGCGCTGCGACCGAGGCCTCGTACTTCGCGGCGGACGCGCCGACCGTCGTCTTCGGGCCGGGCGTGCTCGCCGACGACGAGGGGCCGGTAGCGCACGCCCAGCGCGAGTACGTCCGCCAGTCGGACATAGAGCGCGCGGCAGAGATTCTGACGGATGGGCTCGCCTCAATGGTCTGA
- a CDS encoding glycosyltransferase family 4 protein: protein MRVAFVSETTAHHARGDDLDRLELLADRLTDRGHDVHVCCAQWWDGQPDTFDHEGVTYHAVTAERGQRWFAAKTVPALSTIDPDVVHATSRTPGHVYGARWGGLLAGAPVVLDWYDARTESGGLAGRAYRYAARKPNAVVTPSRTVKTSVRECGRNGEDVRVVPTGIDMEQIRRAVPGDGGDIVCSRHLDADANLESLFLALAEFREYDWNCTVVGDGPERASYERQARDLRIADRVDFVGDQSVEERVEIFKNAHVYVHTAERTSFALDLLRALACGCVGIVEYHAQSSAHELVETYERGFRATSDEEITECLVRAGDLERKAVDESFADYDHGSFLDSYLDIYQTAQESAGLF from the coding sequence ATGCGCGTGGCGTTCGTCTCGGAGACGACCGCCCACCACGCACGCGGCGACGACCTGGACCGGCTGGAGCTACTCGCGGACCGATTGACCGACCGCGGCCACGACGTCCACGTCTGCTGTGCGCAGTGGTGGGACGGCCAGCCCGACACCTTCGACCACGAAGGGGTCACCTACCACGCAGTCACGGCTGAACGCGGCCAGCGGTGGTTCGCGGCGAAGACCGTTCCCGCCCTCTCCACCATCGACCCCGACGTGGTTCACGCGACGAGTCGGACGCCCGGCCACGTCTACGGCGCTCGCTGGGGCGGTCTGCTCGCCGGCGCGCCCGTCGTCCTCGACTGGTACGACGCCCGGACCGAGAGCGGTGGGCTCGCGGGCCGCGCGTACCGCTACGCCGCCCGGAAGCCGAACGCCGTCGTCACGCCCTCGCGGACCGTGAAGACGTCCGTGCGGGAGTGCGGACGGAACGGCGAGGACGTCCGCGTCGTCCCGACCGGCATCGACATGGAGCAGATTCGGCGGGCCGTCCCCGGCGACGGCGGCGACATCGTCTGCAGCCGCCACCTCGACGCGGACGCGAACCTCGAATCGCTGTTCCTCGCGCTCGCGGAGTTCCGGGAGTACGACTGGAACTGCACCGTCGTCGGCGACGGCCCCGAGCGCGCGAGCTACGAGCGGCAGGCCCGCGACCTCCGCATCGCGGACCGCGTCGACTTCGTCGGCGACCAGTCTGTCGAGGAGCGCGTCGAGATTTTCAAGAACGCCCACGTCTACGTCCACACCGCCGAACGCACGTCGTTCGCGCTCGACCTGCTTCGCGCGCTCGCCTGCGGCTGCGTCGGCATCGTCGAGTACCACGCCCAGTCCTCCGCCCACGAACTCGTCGAGACCTACGAGCGGGGGTTCCGGGCGACCAGCGACGAGGAGATTACGGAGTGTCTCGTGCGCGCCGGCGACCTCGAACGGAAGGCCGTCGACGAGTCCTTTGCCGACTACGACCACGGGTCCTTCCTCGACTCGTACCTCGACATCTACCAGACCGCTCAGGAGTCCGCCGGCCTGTTCTGA
- a CDS encoding polysaccharide deacetylase family protein, with amino-acid sequence MAVTISIEVELAWGVHDIDERAHLSADGGPERRALRRLLDHCDQVGVPVSFDVVGHLLEGDCDGDHDGPHRDGWFDADPGTDPERAPLFYAPDAVREIRDRSAGHELCTHTYSHLVCGPADAETVGWELDRAQDGLRALTGSETMSIVPPRHSEPDAETLRDAGIEITRVSRDTSGNGKAARARELVVGPHPVFEPRLVDGVVETYCTSYPSLVSSTLPSGQRAPPAPFRALPVGVRQALHRRYLSRAVDAAVESDGDCHLWCHLYDLANDAQWPPVRDFLTELANRRDRGEVEALTMAALNDRVRARSRAAVADD; translated from the coding sequence ATGGCGGTCACGATAAGCATCGAAGTTGAGTTGGCGTGGGGCGTCCACGACATCGACGAGCGCGCACACCTGAGCGCGGACGGCGGCCCCGAGCGCCGCGCGCTCCGGCGGCTCCTCGACCACTGCGACCAGGTCGGCGTCCCGGTCTCGTTCGACGTGGTCGGTCACCTGCTGGAGGGAGACTGCGACGGTGACCACGACGGCCCGCACCGGGACGGCTGGTTCGACGCGGACCCGGGGACCGACCCCGAGCGCGCGCCGCTGTTCTACGCGCCCGACGCCGTCCGGGAGATACGGGACCGGTCGGCCGGCCACGAACTCTGCACGCACACGTACTCGCATCTCGTCTGCGGGCCGGCCGACGCGGAGACGGTCGGTTGGGAGCTCGACCGCGCACAGGACGGCCTGCGGGCCCTCACGGGCTCGGAGACGATGTCCATCGTCCCGCCGAGACACAGCGAGCCGGACGCCGAGACGCTCCGCGACGCCGGCATCGAGATTACGCGCGTGTCGCGGGACACGAGCGGTAACGGGAAGGCGGCGCGAGCCCGCGAACTCGTCGTCGGCCCGCACCCCGTCTTCGAGCCGCGGCTCGTGGACGGCGTCGTGGAGACGTACTGCACGTCGTACCCGTCGCTGGTCTCGTCGACACTGCCGTCCGGGCAGCGCGCGCCGCCAGCCCCCTTCCGCGCGCTCCCCGTCGGGGTGCGGCAGGCGCTCCACCGCCGGTACCTCTCCCGGGCGGTCGACGCAGCCGTCGAGAGCGACGGCGACTGCCACCTCTGGTGTCACCTCTACGACCTCGCGAACGACGCGCAGTGGCCGCCCGTCCGGGACTTCCTCACCGAACTCGCGAACCGCCGGGACCGCGGCGAGGTCGAGGCGTTGACGATGGCGGCGCTGAACGACCGGGTTCGGGCGCGCTCGCGAGCGGCGGTCGCGGACGACTGA